A window of Gambusia affinis linkage group LG03, SWU_Gaff_1.0, whole genome shotgun sequence contains these coding sequences:
- the spring1 gene encoding SREBP regulating gene protein: MMLVLRRLLKKRWVLGVVFGLSLIYFLTSTLKQEERSIRDRTLLEVKDSDHRIPWKVRFNLGNSSRQITQCRNSIQGKILLTDELGYVCERKDLLVNGCCNVNAPTTRQYICKSCLANGCCSIYEYCVSCCLQPDKQLLLERFLNRAAKGFQNLFTAVEDHFELCLAKCRTSSQSVQHENTYRNPQAKYCYGESPPELLPV; this comes from the exons ATGATGTTGGTGCTACGGAGGTTACTGAAGAAGCGCTGGGTGTTGGGGGTTGTCTTCGGATTGTCCCTTATCTACTTCCTCACCAGCACACTGAAACAG GAGGAGAGATCCATTCGGGACCGCACACTGTTAGAAGTTAAAGATTCAGACCATCGTATCCCCTGGAAAGTACGTTTCAACCTGGGTAACAGCAGCCGTCAGATTACTCAGTGTCGAAACTCCATTCAGGGCAAGATATTACTCACAGATGAACTTG GTTATGTCTGTGAGAGAAAGGACTTGCTGGTTAATGGCTGCTGTAACGTCAATGCTCCCACCACCAGACAGTACATTTGTAAAAGTTGCCTGGCCAACGGCTGCTGCAGCATCTATGAGTATTGCGTGTCTTGTTGCCTCCAGCCTGATAAG CAACTTCTTCTAGAGCGCTTCCTGAATCGTGCAGCTAAAGGTTTCCAGAATCTTTTTACAGCCGTGGAGGATCATTTTGAGTTGTGCCTCGCTAAATGTAGGACTTCTTCACAA AGTGTTCAGCATGAGAACACCTATCGAAACCCCCAAGCAAAATATTGCTACGGTGAGAGTCCTCCAGAACTTCTACCTGTGTGA